From Sphaeramia orbicularis chromosome 21, fSphaOr1.1, whole genome shotgun sequence:
tgtttttgagtgaagaaAGTCAAAtaccgtaatgaaaatgtttacatctacgaactgtacttgaacagaacatgaacaaatacgaacaacctgaaaattctgaagaaaaataagtgcaagtttaacagtattacacctcagtttatcatttatacatgttcatcacgacatacagatcacagtggatctacaaatacacaaaatatttggtaacagacagaatattggtaaaattagacatacttctcttaagacatttcatattgttcatatctgttcaggttattcacattttttgtaaaagacaactctgtaaatgtaaacattttgtgtaattttacttttttttacactaaaacaaagacaaaaattagcgtttttcattatttacaggttgttattgtattttactggtctgacccacttcagattgaattgacctaaaatggttttcacatccttgatttttagtattttcattataattttgcatttcacaaattcatcccaggggtcagattggaccctttggcgggcgggttttggcccccgggccgcatgtttgacacctgtgttctatatgATGCGTTAAcatatcatccttgttctcaccatctaatgtgaaaactcaaaatctaaaaatttgaagataggaggttttgttttttggccatcgatatgacATAAACAAATTAACctgaatgtggaatatttatctgaaagatcatttttgacatttatttatttatttattcagtcttaatcttgttcagattctTTGGCTTGTTCCAGTATTTTGCTCTTGTTCTACCACTGAGATATTCCAACTAATTTAAACTATATTTCCAATAAAAGCAGCTCCACTGttggaggatgaggatggaggacacaggaactgtttaccctcaacacatttggactggattagacaGACGGACCTGGAAATACACATATATGGAGTCAGTACATCTGCACTAGAACATATATAccataagtcgcttttccattggacatctgctcaaaactttactaatattaactaaatgtcgaaaaaacaagtgcgtaatgttggtttttttcattaaatcacaaatgcgatgatttgtttatttattatcgcgagattacacgagaagtcattccataaacatggtgacgaacaaaaatatcatgtttatttacagatatattcattattattactagcagcattgtacccatggtgtcATTGTATGATAGTATGAgtggctaaaatctcccagcatacctcacaacatttgaatacggacaatAAGTTGTGGCTAGTAGATAGTCAgataatgtttgtattcatttggtgagtttggtggagatcgggcctgtgaaggctgaggaaaacctgtacaaacgccctcctgggATGGAACATGGATCAGACGGACGGACaaagaacgtgcattatatagtaggatatatGACCCCTCCATcttctactaaattaaaaaatgattagtttccctgtgtgtccacacatactgcaccatgtttcttttaaaactcttcttcttctcttgttgtaatgtccgtcaacatctggttttttttatttacatgagtctagttgtggaaaaaggtctttccattgcacttttgTGTGACATACCATTTATGctgtgcctgaaaaaccacctcttgcagcacaaaaactattaattaaaaaacaagagttttggcggaattgttgttttttccattaggtaaatttttatgctcaagttatatttgtgcaatttgaaagtcaatggaaaagagactacagTTAAAAAATGTAACTATGCAGACTAGAAACGAGTCTATAACGCAGCAGATGAAGTGACTTGAACTTGAACCCAGTGCTGAGTTGAATGGTCTTCTCTTTGCAGTGTACTGTGTTAGCGCTGCCTCTGGTCCTTACCTGGTTCTTTAGGTCCAGTTTGGGGCAGGGCCGTCCCCCATTGAAGGCTTTCTCCCTGAGCCACTTGGACCTTATCTTCAGGCCGCTGCCACAGGATGCGCTGCAGGCGGACCAAGGTGACCAGTCGCTGAGTTTACAGTCGGATGGGCAGGGCACGTGGCACACCTCCACCATGAAGCCTGAAATTATGCAGACGGAGGGGGGACAAGTTCAGGTTTGGTCTGGACCACATTAATAATATCAGACAGTTGAACCGCTGGACTGTTTACCACAGACCTCGGACTTGGACGAAGGGAATCCAAAAGCAGATGATGTGTCTAACGAGTGTCTcattgtttctgatttaataaccatcaactttaatctgagctttaatgaacatctacatgatcattgaattaaataaaggaaacacaggatttatactgaaaaaaacataaaacacagaggataatattacagtaaatggtgataaatcacttctgaaaagGTTAAGCAGAaaatttcacttgggaactgacataaaagtagctctgggtctttaaaggtggggtctgagatcttcaAAAAATggttccagcagctacattttgaaaatactcagttcaaaagtccaaacccctttcttcagacgtccctctgaagccacgcctccagagtactgacacgcgcaatgcttgttcccgagggttcacgagcgctgtaCAGCAGCAATTCACCAGCTGAGGCTCTGCCCTGTCCCCGTCCCCGTCCCCgtccccggccccggccccggccccggccctgGCCCCGGCCCTGTACGGTCCCAACTCGGGCTCCGACGCCGGCTATGGCCCCGACCCTGGCTGAGGTTATGTCCCCGGCTCCGCCTCCAACGCCGGCCTCAGCCCCAGCTCcaaccccggctgaggctccggctggcgtatccatgagtacctccttcagtctcctctaacccccccactcttccagaacagtcccagttcagacCTGTGGGACTAACGGTacatttcctactggtttatgtttgtgactgaacagtttactggtgaaccttccatcctaatagaactaatatatccaggttctggcttcacttcctgtactTCACTtcctccagcctctgggaacgctcGATTCATACTGgaagaggggtacgaacagaggggggaaggggggaggggccaatggcagttgagtttgatagacatatcaccgttcaatcatttccagtgggcactcaaaatgattggatggtgttttttcagtcctgcccattccacaggtgactgatttttttaaatttttgtgttagagcatttaattaataatttgtaatcggggtgtgaaggggatttttaggaatatagtaacaaatgctccagaaaaacatctcagagcccacctttaagggttaaactgaaaaacaaatgtgTAACTCATGCAaaattcaaacaggatcaaaacatAACTCAGCTTTgggatttttttctgaaataaggtccCATTGGGCCAAATCAGAAGGGGGTGGGACTTGAACTGTCCACTGGCCTGTCCAGTGTGCTGCCCAGTGGACTGTCCACTAGATTGTCCAGTAGACTGTCCAGCGGACTGTCCAGCAGACTGTCCAGTGGTCTGTCTAGTGGACTGTCCAGCAGACTGTCCAGTGGGCTGTCCAGTGGACTGTCCAGTGGGCTGTCCAGTGGACTGTCCAGTGGACTGTCCAGCGGTCTGTCCAGCTGACTGTCCAGCGGGCTGTCCAGCTGACTGTCCAGTGGACTGTTCAGCTGACTGTCCAGTGGGCTGTCCAGTGGGCTGTCCAGCGGTCTCTCCAGCTGACTGTCCAGTGGGCTGTCCAGCTGACTGTCCAGCAGTCTGTCCAGCTGACTGTCCAATGGCCTGTCCAGTGGACTTTCCAGCTGACTGTCCAGTGGTCTGTCCAGTGGTCTGTCCAGCAGGCTGTCCAGCGGACTGTCCACTGGCCTGTCCAGCTGACTGTCCAGTGGCCTGtccagtgtcttacctgtgtcagTGCAGACTGTGGGCTCCACTGGACGTCCCTGTGGGTCCATGCAGGCCACAGCTCTGTAGCGGAGCCCCTGTCCACACTCCTTGACCTGCCGGTGGCCCATCCAGCCCTGCTGTGAGCCTGTGGACGTGGGACCGGGTAGGACACACGCAGACCAGTTCCCAAAGGGCTGAGACAAAAACTCCTGACAGGGACAAGCCTCTGTGTCCTCCAGTGGATACAGCGTCTCGTTAAGGCAGTGCTCCTTCTTTTTACTGCGACCTGAGCAAGAAAGGGGAAACATTGGAGAAAACACTgagtttgtgattaaaaaaaaaaaaggaaactgttcGAAAGTAACAAACTCTGAGTCTAAGTTTGGAAAAATAACAGGTAGATAAAACTTTGTATGTAGGTGCTGCACAAAGGGTGAGATATATGTTACAGCCAAAACTCTATGTGGAGAAAGTTTGGAAAAAACACCAATGAAtcaaacagaaatgaaaaaatgaattaaaagccAGTGAAAATATAAACAAGTAAAGAACAGCAAccaaactctgaaatgaataagaaataatcacatccataaaacagtaaaacaataataataataataataataataacttagaGAAACAGTGTTGACATGTGTGAGACAGGCTGAGCAGGTGTTtctgagccacatgtgggacaagcagtgtgtttgtgtgggacagtgtgtttgtgtgggacagtgtgggacagtgtgggacagtgtgtttgtgtgggacagtgtgggacagtgtgtttgtgtgggacagtgtgtttgtgtgggacagtgtgtttgtgtgggacagtgtgggacagtgtgtttgtgtgggacagtgtgtttgtgtgggacagtgtgggacagtgtgtttgtgtgggacagtgtgtttgtgtgggacagtgtgggacagtgtgtttgtgtgggacagtgtgggacagtgtgtttgtgtgggacagtgtgtttgtatgggacagtgtgggacagtgtgtttgtgtgggacagtgtgggacagtgtgtttgtgtgggacagtgtgggacagtgtgtttgtgtgggacagtgtGGGACAGTGTGGGACAGGTAATcataatgctggaacaaagtctagatttttaaacaatgtgcatcttattgttgagtttataaatatgaataacaactatttgtgaaaaaagaaacctcaaatttcaaatattgtaattaaatacttttagaaaatcagctttttttttatttgagtccATGTTCTCagccctcaaaggtaaactaaccTATGCACAATAAAACCAAAAGGCTGAACTGACgacattagaacagctgtttgCACTTCCAGACAAACTAACATTAAAGGAcctaaaacctttgtgcatccaaacacagaacagtcaaacatttagcattctaCCACAGGAATAAACATAGAATAGGTAAAggaaatatcctgtggaattctgTCAAAAACTAAACATCCACAAACATAACAACAGCATATTTTGTCATCTCCAAACTTAAAAACAGTTAAAGGGAATCTGGATCATATCTGACCACACATCTCATACAGACAGTGTGTGGCTTCAACTCGTACTCGCCTCCATGTGCGATggaaaaataagtttgacatagttcacagaataccctctgtcaccccccccacacacacacacacacacatgcttccaCCCATGTAGAAACatttcccattcttttctgtcaTTGCTTCTTTTTTTGcagagtttccatgatttcctcCAGTATTTGCATGCCGCTGTCTGAGGCTTTTTCTGGAGGACACAGGTGATAggctgatggactcctgaccccacctCTATGTTGGCTGATTGACAGCAGACACAGCCAACGGTGATCACGCTGTCgccgctataaaatgaaagtcatgtttggagaacGGCGACTGTCCTGCACTGAGGAGAgtcagagccaatcaaatgaggGACAGCGTCTCAGTTCACAGGACGTGGAAGAACTGGTCATAACGCTGTGGAGTCCAACACAAAGAGGGACAGCTGGACACCCCAGTGTCAGACgaaaaacaaaaactgagatCAACCACAGATGGGTACAAGGAGAGTACGTAAAGTACTGCTGATAaggagtaatgacagacagacagacagacagacagaaagacagacagaaagacagacagacagaaagacagaaagacagacggacagacagacagaaagacagacggacagacagaaagacagacagacagacagacagaaagacagacagacagacagaaagacagacagacagaaagacagacagacagacagatagacacacagacagacagacacatagacagaaagacagacagaaagacagacagacagacagatagaaagacagacagacagaaagacagacagacagacagacagacacatagacagatagacagaaagacagacggacagacagacagacagacagaaagacagatagacagatagacagaaagacagacagacagacagaaagacagacagacagacagacagacagacagaaagacagacagacagacagacagaaagacagacagacagacagacagacagacagacagaaagacagacagacagatagacagacagacagaaagacagacagacagacagatagacagacagacagacagacagacagaaagacagacagaaagacagacagacagacagaaagacagacagacagacagacagacagacagaaagacagacagacagacagaaagacagacagacagacagacagacagacagacagacagacagacagacagacagaaagacagacagacagacagaaagacagacagaaagacagacagacagacagacagacagacagaaagacagacagacagatagacagacagacagatagacagacagacaggacagacagaaagacagacagaaagacagacagacagatagacagacagacagaaagacagacagacagacagaaagacagacagacagacggacagacagacagacagaaagacagacggacagacagatagacagacagacagaaagacagacagacagacagacagacagaaagacagacagacagaaagacagacagacagacagaaagacagacagacagacagaaagacagacggacagacagacagaaagacagacagacagacagaaagacagacagacagacagaaagacagacggacagacagacagacagaaagacagacggacagacagacagacagacagacagacagacagacagacagacagacagacagacagacagacagacagacagatagatagatagatagatagatagatagatagatagatagatagatagatagatagatagaatggactataataaattgcatttttcaaagtcaccCATGAGTGTTAAACTCAGTCATTTCTTgttaatctgtgttttttttttttgttaatctcagtggtttttttgttaatctcagtgttttttttgtattaatctcagtggtttgttgttaatctcagtgttttttttgttaatctcagtgttttttttgtattaatctcAGTGTTGTTCTTGTTAGTCTCAGTGGTTtgttgttaatctcagtggttttttttttgttaatctcagtgtttttttgtattaatctcagtggtttgttgttaatctcagtggtttttttgttaatctcagtgtttttcttgttaatatcagtgtttttcttgttaatctcagtggtttgttgttaatctcagtgtttttttgttaatctcagtgttttttttgtattaatctcagtggtttgttgttaatctcagtgttttttttgttaatctcagtgttttttttgtattaatctcAGTGTTGTTCTTGTTAGTCTCAGTGGTTTGTTGTTAATctcagtgggtttttttgttaatctcagtgttttttttgttaatctcagtgttttttttgtattaatctcagtggtttgttgttaatatcagtgttttttttgttaatctcagtgttttttttgtattaatctcAGTGTTGTTCTTGTTAGTCTCAGTGGTTTGTTGTTAAtctcagtgggttttttttgttaatctcagtgttttttttgtattaatctcagtggtttgttgttaatctcagtgggttttttttgttaatctcagtgtttttcttgttaatctcagtgtttttcttgttaatctcagtggtttgttgttaatctcagtgtttttttgttaatctcagtgttttttttgtattaatctcagtggtttgttgttaatctcagtgtttttttttgttaatctcagtgttttttttgtattaatctcAGTGTTGTTCTTGTTAGTCTCAGTGGTTtgttgttaatctcagtggtttttttttgttaatctcagtgttttttttgttaatctcagtgtttttttttgtattaatctcagtggtttgttgttaatctcagtggttttttttgttaatctcagtgtttttcttgttaatatcagtgtttttcttgttaatctcagtggtttgttgttaatctcagtgtttttttgttaatctcagtgttttttttgtattaatctcagtggtttgttgttaatctcagtgtttttttttttttgttaatctcagtgttttttttgtattaatctcAGTGTTGTTCTTGTTAGTCTCAGTGGTTTGTTGTTAAtctcagtgggttttttttgttaatctcagtgtttttcttgttaatctcagtgtttttcttgttaatatcagtgtttttcttgttaacctcagtggtttgttgttaatctcagtgttttttgttaatctcaatggttttttttgttaatatcagtgtttttcttgttaatctcagtggtttgttgttaatctcagtgttttttgttaatatcaatgttttttttgttaatctcagtgtttttcttgttaatctcagtggtttgttgttaatctcattggggttttttttgctaatctgtgttttttgttaatctcagtgtttttttgttaatctcagtggtttgtttgttaatctcagtgtttacttgttaatctcagtggtttttttttgttaatctcagtggtttgtttgttaatatcagtgtttttcttgttaatctcagtgtttttttgttaatctcagtggtttggtttttcttgttaatctcagtggtttgttttttttttttgttaatctcagtggtttgtttgttaatctcagtgtttttcttgttaatctcagtgttttttgggttttttttgttaatctcagtggtttgtttgttaatatcagtgtttttcttgttaatctcagtgtttttttttgttaatctcagtgtttttttggggttttttttgttaatctcagtggtttgtttgttaatatcagtgtttttcttgttaatctcagtgttttttttgttaatctcagtgtttttttgtttttttgttaatctcagtggtttgtttgttaatatcaatgtttttcttgttaatctcagtgttttttgttaatctcagtgtttttttgttaatctcagtgttttttggtttttttttgttaatctcagtggtttgtttgttaatatcagtgttttttgttaatctcagtggtttgtttttttgttaatctcagtggttttttttgttaatctcagtggtttgtttgttaatatcactgtttttcttgttaatctcagtgtctttttgttaatctcagtgttttttggttttttttttgttaatctcagtggtttgt
This genomic window contains:
- the LOC115412788 gene encoding thrombospondin type-1 domain-containing protein 7B-like encodes the protein MEASRSKKKEHCLNETLYPLEDTEACPCQEFLSQPFGNWSACVLPGPTSTGSQQGWMGHRQVKECGQGLRYRAVACMDPQGRPVEPTVCTDTGFMVEVCHVPCPSDCKLSDWSPWSACSASCGSGLKIRSKWLREKAFNGGRPCPKLDLKNQAQVYQAVPCHSECSQYEWRTEPWSICTINSVDDSPACGEGVQSRKIRCVQKGRRSEESSATVEDSLCEQEESPPTAQVCTLACPNHCVMAPWGPWSPCPSVRSTHSTASVCPG